A DNA window from Luteolibacter luteus contains the following coding sequences:
- a CDS encoding sulfurtransferase, producing the protein MPAVTNIAAYRFARLDGLKALRERLIEFCKDRGLKGTILLAPEGINLFVAGDTVGVEELLWELRALPGLEELMPKYSESDEQPFSRMLVRLKKEIIAFGVDGIDPATYTSPRLEAKQLKQWLDEGKPVILYDTRNDYEVKLGTFRNAIPAGIDHFRHFPEAVAKLPPEMKDAPVVTFCTGGIRCEKAAPFMEQAGFREVYQLEGGILKYFEEVGGDHYDGECFVFDQRVGVDPALRETGSAVCFACQAPLTAEEQEDTRYMADISCPHCYRSDADKMEERIAARHEALKRVTSPLPGSVPHENRRPIRIPGDLAGRPILEVLETLFVHVPREQWLGHLAAGHVLDPRGAAASPEQPTREGEEWQRIVPGMIEPAVNADVQVLHEDEAIIVLNKPAPLPMHACGRYNRNTLTHFLHEAWHPEKPRPAHRLDANTTGLVVCARTRHFAKLLQPQFSRGEVKKVYLAKVIGHPEKDAFTIDAAIADEATSLGARELDESGLSAKTDFKVLRRDVDGTALLEVQPLTGRTNQIRIHLWHAGFPIVGDPVYLPEGKRGERQTLGFGDPAMCLHAWKLEFRHPSSGQRVAFEVGVAWEEGEGSAAV; encoded by the coding sequence GTGCCCGCTGTCACGAATATCGCTGCCTATCGCTTCGCCCGCCTCGACGGGCTCAAAGCCCTGCGCGAACGCCTGATCGAGTTCTGCAAGGACCGCGGCCTGAAGGGGACGATCTTGCTCGCGCCGGAGGGCATCAATCTCTTCGTGGCCGGTGATACGGTGGGCGTGGAGGAACTGCTCTGGGAGCTGCGCGCCCTGCCGGGGCTGGAGGAACTGATGCCAAAGTATAGCGAGAGCGATGAACAGCCGTTCTCGCGCATGCTCGTGCGCTTGAAGAAAGAGATCATCGCCTTTGGGGTCGATGGCATCGATCCCGCGACCTATACCTCGCCGCGCCTGGAGGCGAAGCAGCTGAAGCAGTGGCTTGATGAAGGAAAGCCGGTGATCCTTTATGATACGCGGAATGATTACGAGGTGAAGCTCGGCACCTTCCGCAATGCCATCCCCGCGGGCATCGATCACTTCCGTCACTTCCCCGAGGCCGTGGCGAAGTTGCCGCCAGAAATGAAGGATGCCCCGGTGGTGACCTTTTGCACCGGCGGGATCCGCTGTGAAAAGGCTGCACCCTTCATGGAGCAGGCCGGCTTCCGCGAGGTCTATCAACTCGAAGGCGGCATCCTGAAGTATTTCGAGGAAGTTGGTGGTGATCACTACGATGGCGAGTGCTTCGTCTTCGACCAGCGGGTGGGTGTGGACCCCGCGCTGCGGGAGACCGGTTCCGCAGTGTGCTTCGCTTGCCAGGCACCGCTCACCGCGGAAGAGCAGGAGGACACTCGCTACATGGCGGACATTTCCTGCCCGCATTGCTACCGCAGCGATGCGGACAAGATGGAGGAACGCATCGCCGCGCGGCATGAAGCTCTCAAGCGCGTGACCTCTCCCTTGCCCGGCAGCGTGCCCCATGAAAATCGCAGGCCCATCCGTATTCCCGGTGACCTTGCGGGAAGGCCGATCCTCGAGGTGCTGGAGACGCTCTTCGTCCACGTCCCGCGCGAACAATGGCTGGGGCACCTCGCCGCCGGTCACGTGCTGGACCCTCGCGGTGCCGCGGCATCTCCGGAGCAGCCCACACGCGAAGGGGAGGAATGGCAGCGCATTGTCCCCGGAATGATCGAGCCCGCGGTGAATGCCGATGTGCAGGTCCTGCATGAGGACGAGGCGATCATCGTGCTGAATAAGCCGGCACCGCTGCCGATGCACGCCTGCGGCCGCTACAATCGGAACACGCTTACCCATTTCCTGCATGAGGCATGGCATCCGGAGAAGCCGCGTCCGGCACACCGGCTGGATGCGAATACGACCGGCCTCGTCGTCTGCGCCCGCACCCGGCACTTCGCGAAGCTGCTGCAGCCGCAGTTCTCACGCGGCGAGGTGAAGAAGGTGTATCTGGCCAAAGTCATCGGCCATCCGGAAAAGGATGCCTTCACCATCGATGCCGCGATTGCCGATGAGGCAACCAGCCTCGGTGCGCGCGAGCTCGATGAAAGCGGGCTTTCCGCAAAGACGGATTTCAAGGTCTTGCGCCGTGATGTGGATGGCACCGCCTTGCTGGAAGTGCAGCCTCTAACGGGCCGGACGAACCAGATCCGGATTCACCTCTGGCACGCCGGTTTCCCGATTGTGGGAGATCCAGTCTATTTGCCTGAAGGAAAGCGCGGGGAACGACAGACCCTCGGCTTCGGTGATCCCGCCATGTGCCTGCATGCCTGGAAGCTCGAATTCCGCCACCCCTCAAGCGGCCAGCGCGTGGCCTTTGAAGTAGGCGTCGCTTGGGAAGAAGGGGAGGGATCAGCGGCTGTCTGA
- a CDS encoding alpha/beta fold hydrolase has product MMIKDRVYRSPEARAKVFASYDRILAAWPVPHEILWLDAAQGRTHGIVCGPSGAAPLVLLHGAGGNATMWFNAIERLAARRRVYAFDIPGDLGKSEGAPMDPRSDAHADWLAACFARLGLQQAELCGASFGGWLGGRFALKYPAQVTALVMLAAPHLLPVKAGFFVRAVLATAMPSEKNIRGFYRYLSSPRGQQVPEEAMADFVLRWQSQRNTPPRVPIFTEEDLARLPERSLLLLGSDEALFDPLRAADRVRKAAPQVTVSILPGAGHVLTIDQPAAALGAVLDFLEQGVR; this is encoded by the coding sequence ATGATGATAAAGGATAGAGTTTACCGATCTCCGGAAGCGCGGGCAAAGGTATTCGCGTCGTACGACCGCATCCTCGCCGCATGGCCGGTGCCCCACGAGATCCTGTGGCTGGACGCCGCCCAAGGTCGCACCCATGGGATCGTGTGCGGACCGTCCGGTGCAGCGCCACTGGTGCTCCTGCATGGTGCCGGCGGAAACGCGACGATGTGGTTCAATGCGATCGAGCGGCTCGCGGCACGGCGCCGCGTCTATGCTTTCGACATTCCGGGTGATCTGGGAAAAAGCGAGGGCGCGCCGATGGATCCGCGGAGCGATGCCCATGCAGATTGGCTCGCGGCGTGTTTCGCCCGGCTTGGGCTTCAGCAGGCGGAATTGTGCGGAGCTTCCTTCGGAGGCTGGCTCGGCGGGCGCTTCGCCTTGAAGTATCCCGCGCAGGTAACCGCGCTGGTGATGCTGGCGGCTCCGCACCTGTTGCCGGTGAAAGCGGGCTTCTTCGTGCGGGCCGTCCTCGCGACGGCCATGCCATCGGAGAAGAACATCCGTGGCTTTTACCGCTATCTCTCCTCGCCCCGCGGACAACAGGTCCCGGAGGAGGCCATGGCGGATTTCGTGTTGCGCTGGCAATCCCAGCGCAACACGCCTCCAAGGGTGCCGATTTTCACGGAAGAGGATCTCGCAAGATTGCCGGAAAGAAGCCTTCTCCTGCTGGGTAGCGATGAAGCGCTGTTCGACCCCCTGCGCGCCGCGGACCGAGTCCGAAAGGCGGCACCGCAAGTCACGGTGTCGATCCTTCCGGGCGCCGGGCATGTGCTGACGATCGATCAGCCTGCAGCGGCGCTCGGGGCGGTCTTGGATTTTCTGGAGCAAGGGGTGCGGTGA
- a CDS encoding TIM barrel protein → MSASLFRIRPALLATLLLSPLRADANAFFAMDTGISGEPAQISDTLYELGFDGLGGSGDSVKPMREAIEDQGLKLWNVYLTLKFKSGASALTPELRQQIDELKGSNSTLWIAIQEAPKDGGETAVKSLTEIADFAKQAGVKISLYPHAGFWLSRFPDAAKLADMVNREEVGITFNLCHWLKTEGDVDPLPAIIKEKAKLQFVTINGADKGDTKSMGWDRLIQPLGQGSYNVAGFLRKLQVEADWKGPVGLQSYGIKGNQRQNLTRSMAAWRKMSGKLDGMVMAGYQGWFRTGDDGSRNGWFHYSPGGKFGPDSTHIDMWPDMTELGPDERFPTPLRHADGSVAEVFSSVKEPTVRRHFKWMKDYGIDGVFVQRFATSARDGHHRASMDIVLRNCKNSAAAEGRKWVLMYDLSGLRAQNYNSIPEDWERLKKDELWSTEDPSYLHYRGKPLISLWGLGFNDRPPCLTEWEELVKYFKNNGCAVMLGVPCYWRTFDRDTINDPKLHEIMLMADIVSPWAVGRFGTPQDAANRVDKLLKPDLAWCRDHNLDYLPVAFPGFSWHNLQKSRNQQAKLESIPRLGGRFLWSQAIAARQAGNRSLYIAMFDEIDEGTAIFKTSQNPPVGEVPFVFDKSMKSDHFLWLTGEIGKMLRGERSVSEDMPARAK, encoded by the coding sequence ATGAGTGCCTCCCTTTTCCGCATTCGCCCCGCCCTGCTGGCCACACTGCTCCTCTCCCCTTTGCGGGCGGATGCGAACGCCTTCTTTGCGATGGATACCGGGATCTCCGGTGAGCCGGCCCAGATCTCGGACACGCTCTACGAACTCGGCTTCGATGGCTTGGGTGGCAGCGGTGACTCCGTGAAGCCGATGCGGGAGGCCATCGAAGACCAAGGGCTGAAACTCTGGAACGTCTATCTCACGCTGAAATTCAAGAGCGGGGCCTCCGCCCTCACGCCGGAGCTGCGCCAGCAGATCGATGAGCTGAAGGGCAGCAACTCGACCCTCTGGATCGCGATCCAGGAAGCCCCGAAGGACGGCGGCGAGACCGCGGTGAAGTCACTCACGGAGATCGCGGATTTCGCAAAACAGGCCGGAGTGAAGATCTCGCTCTATCCGCATGCCGGTTTCTGGCTCTCCCGCTTCCCGGATGCAGCGAAGCTAGCAGACATGGTGAACCGCGAGGAGGTGGGGATCACCTTCAATCTTTGCCACTGGCTGAAGACCGAGGGCGACGTCGACCCGCTGCCCGCGATCATCAAGGAAAAGGCGAAGCTTCAATTCGTGACCATCAATGGCGCGGACAAGGGCGACACGAAATCGATGGGCTGGGACCGTCTGATACAGCCGCTCGGCCAAGGCAGCTATAATGTCGCGGGCTTTCTTCGGAAGCTTCAGGTGGAGGCAGATTGGAAGGGGCCTGTCGGCCTGCAATCCTACGGCATCAAGGGCAACCAGCGCCAGAATCTCACGCGGTCGATGGCCGCGTGGCGGAAGATGAGTGGCAAGCTGGATGGCATGGTGATGGCCGGCTATCAGGGATGGTTCCGCACCGGGGACGATGGATCGCGGAATGGCTGGTTCCACTACTCGCCTGGCGGGAAGTTCGGCCCGGACAGCACGCACATCGACATGTGGCCGGACATGACCGAACTAGGCCCGGATGAACGTTTCCCCACGCCGCTACGCCATGCGGATGGCTCGGTGGCCGAAGTCTTCAGCTCCGTGAAGGAGCCGACCGTGCGCCGTCATTTCAAATGGATGAAGGACTACGGGATCGATGGCGTCTTCGTCCAGCGCTTCGCCACCTCCGCCCGCGACGGCCATCATCGTGCTTCGATGGATATCGTACTTCGCAACTGCAAGAACTCCGCCGCCGCGGAAGGACGCAAATGGGTGCTGATGTATGACCTCTCCGGGCTGCGCGCGCAGAACTACAACTCCATCCCGGAAGATTGGGAGCGGCTCAAGAAGGACGAACTCTGGAGCACGGAGGATCCCTCCTATCTCCACTATCGTGGCAAGCCGCTCATCTCCCTCTGGGGACTAGGCTTCAATGACCGCCCTCCCTGCCTGACGGAGTGGGAAGAGCTGGTAAAGTATTTCAAGAACAACGGCTGCGCCGTAATGCTCGGCGTGCCCTGCTATTGGAGGACCTTCGATCGCGATACGATCAACGATCCGAAGCTGCATGAGATCATGCTGATGGCAGACATCGTCAGCCCTTGGGCTGTGGGCCGCTTCGGCACGCCGCAGGATGCCGCCAACCGTGTGGACAAGCTGCTGAAGCCGGATTTGGCCTGGTGCCGCGACCACAATCTCGACTACCTGCCCGTGGCCTTCCCTGGCTTCAGCTGGCACAATCTCCAGAAGAGCCGGAACCAGCAGGCGAAGCTCGAATCGATCCCGCGGCTGGGCGGCCGGTTCCTCTGGAGCCAGGCAATCGCCGCACGGCAAGCGGGGAACCGGTCCCTTTACATCGCGATGTTCGATGAGATCGACGAAGGCACGGCGATCTTCAAGACCAGCCAGAATCCGCCGGTGGGCGAGGTACCCTTCGTTTTCGACAAGAGCATGAAATCCGATCATTTCCTGTGGCTCACCGGGGAGATCGGGAAGATGCTGCGTGGAGAACGCTCGGTGAGCGAAGACATGCCGGCGCGAGCGAAATAA
- a CDS encoding peptidylprolyl isomerase, with amino-acid sequence MNSRFVWLALLAATGLSSAQEPAPAPAPPAAPPAQPQFQPPGGAFEVNAIAAVVNGRTITKSKLNFLLARDYAILATQFPRRGAEFERQVLEARDKILQELIDREIILSEFKELEKKGASLPERAVDREINRQIRENYNNSEDLFQEELKKARMSRIAYREMTKQQLIVEAMRAEKASEAPPPIPSEIQKEYNEIKDTIRDISKDKITFNKIFLPRQDADNPLATPESQLALAEQLVVEINNGADIAELAKKHSRDAFAADGGFQKDLPRTDLAPEFAAILFKNKVGDLVGPLEDPAGFTIVKIVGISPGPAPSLSEVKEQIDGRVRRKKSAVAYEKWMQDKRKTAVVVRKI; translated from the coding sequence ATGAATTCCCGATTCGTCTGGCTCGCGCTGCTCGCCGCCACCGGCCTCAGTTCCGCGCAAGAGCCTGCTCCCGCTCCGGCACCTCCCGCAGCTCCTCCTGCCCAGCCGCAGTTCCAGCCTCCCGGCGGTGCCTTCGAGGTGAATGCGATCGCCGCGGTGGTGAATGGCCGAACGATCACCAAGAGCAAGCTGAACTTCCTGCTGGCTCGGGACTATGCGATTCTGGCCACCCAGTTCCCGCGCCGCGGTGCCGAGTTCGAGCGTCAGGTGCTTGAGGCCCGCGACAAGATTTTGCAGGAACTCATTGACCGTGAGATTATTCTCTCCGAGTTCAAGGAGCTCGAGAAGAAGGGTGCGAGCCTGCCGGAACGCGCCGTCGATCGCGAAATCAACCGCCAGATCCGCGAGAACTACAACAACAGCGAGGATCTTTTCCAAGAGGAGCTGAAGAAGGCCCGCATGAGCCGCATCGCTTATCGCGAGATGACCAAGCAGCAGTTGATCGTGGAGGCTATGCGCGCCGAGAAGGCCTCCGAGGCCCCGCCGCCGATCCCGAGCGAGATCCAGAAGGAATACAACGAGATCAAGGATACCATCCGCGACATCTCCAAGGACAAGATCACCTTCAACAAGATCTTCCTTCCCCGCCAGGACGCCGACAACCCGCTGGCTACACCGGAGTCCCAGCTCGCGCTCGCCGAGCAATTGGTCGTGGAGATCAACAACGGTGCCGACATTGCGGAACTAGCCAAGAAGCACTCCCGCGATGCCTTTGCCGCCGATGGTGGTTTCCAGAAGGATTTGCCACGCACCGATTTGGCCCCGGAGTTCGCGGCCATTCTTTTCAAGAACAAGGTGGGTGATCTGGTGGGACCTCTCGAGGACCCGGCAGGATTCACCATCGTGAAGATCGTCGGCATTTCGCCTGGTCCGGCTCCATCCCTCAGCGAGGTGAAAGAGCAGATCGATGGACGTGTGCGCCGGAAGAAGAGCGCCGTGGCCTACGAAAAGTGGATGCAGGACAAGCGCAAGACGGCGGTGGTCGTCCGGAAGATCTGA
- the metF gene encoding methylenetetrahydrofolate reductase [NAD(P)H], whose product MHIRDILSGKEAKFSFEYFPPKSPQAAENLFRTISELQLYDPAFVSVTYGAGGTTRAATHDLVLRLLRETRVNTIPHLTCVGHSEREISALLESYAEAGVSNILALRGDPPKNGAGAAGDFPYAADLVAFIRRFSQRHGHDFGIGVAGFPEGHPSTPNRMRELDHLKAKVDAGADYICTQLFFNNGDFYDFRDRCELSGIGVPILAGIMPVTSLGGLDRMAELAAGARFPAKLLRALARANGDDAVVRRIGIHYATTQCADLLDHEVKGIHFYTLNQSSATVEIFNQLGLRRSDLVTA is encoded by the coding sequence ATGCACATCCGGGATATCCTCTCAGGGAAGGAGGCGAAGTTCTCCTTCGAATACTTTCCGCCAAAGTCGCCCCAAGCGGCCGAGAATCTCTTTCGCACGATCTCCGAGCTTCAGCTCTACGATCCCGCCTTCGTCTCCGTGACCTATGGAGCCGGTGGCACGACACGCGCGGCGACCCATGACCTGGTGCTGCGCCTGCTGCGGGAGACGCGGGTGAACACGATCCCCCACCTGACCTGCGTGGGCCACAGCGAGCGTGAGATTTCCGCGCTGCTGGAAAGCTATGCCGAGGCCGGGGTGTCCAATATCCTGGCGCTGCGCGGGGACCCGCCGAAGAACGGCGCGGGCGCTGCGGGGGATTTTCCCTATGCGGCGGATCTCGTCGCCTTCATCCGCCGTTTTTCCCAGCGGCACGGCCATGACTTCGGGATCGGCGTGGCCGGCTTCCCGGAGGGCCATCCGTCCACGCCGAACCGCATGAGAGAGCTGGATCACCTGAAGGCAAAGGTGGATGCGGGGGCAGACTACATCTGCACACAGCTTTTCTTCAATAATGGCGATTTCTACGATTTCCGGGATCGCTGCGAGCTTTCCGGTATCGGGGTCCCGATCCTCGCCGGCATCATGCCCGTGACCAGCTTGGGCGGCCTGGACCGCATGGCGGAGCTGGCGGCAGGGGCGCGTTTTCCCGCAAAACTTCTGCGTGCACTGGCGCGGGCAAATGGTGACGATGCGGTTGTGCGCCGCATCGGGATCCACTATGCGACCACGCAGTGCGCCGATCTCCTCGACCATGAGGTGAAAGGCATCCATTTCTACACGCTCAACCAGTCCTCCGCCACGGTGGAGATCTTCAACCAGCTCGGCCTGCGCCGATCCGACCTCGTCACCGCCTGA
- a CDS encoding alpha/beta hydrolase — protein MKTSSACILQSVAPLILAGVFPVLAADGPEPAVGEAPLKGGEVADGPTTPEPATTAKPDAQMQTVLDKLAGLGGKPITELSPEDARKQPSPADAVKEVMSDQGKKGPEKVAKVDDIKIKLGTGDVDARVYKPEGDGPFPVILYIHGGGWVIADLDTYDATPRALANAVNAVVISTDYRHAPEHKFPSAHQDCFGAYAWTLQNAGKWGGDTKRVALVGESAGGNMAAAVSIMAQDKEMQMPLHQVLVYPVATTSMDSPSYKEHAMAKPLNAEMMKWFFDQTLANPVDRENHEINLLGAKTLAGLPTTTIITADIDPLRSDGEMLAAKLKADGVKVELKNYQGVTHEFFGMGAVVDKAKEAVDFAAGRLNEALKSGSGE, from the coding sequence ATGAAAACTTCATCAGCATGCATCCTCCAATCCGTCGCTCCGTTGATTCTCGCCGGGGTGTTTCCTGTTCTCGCCGCAGATGGTCCTGAGCCCGCCGTGGGCGAAGCGCCGCTGAAAGGCGGCGAAGTGGCAGACGGCCCGACCACGCCGGAACCAGCGACCACCGCCAAGCCTGATGCTCAAATGCAGACAGTCCTCGACAAGCTGGCCGGCCTCGGGGGCAAGCCGATTACCGAACTTTCCCCGGAGGATGCCCGCAAGCAGCCGAGTCCGGCCGATGCGGTGAAGGAGGTGATGAGCGATCAGGGGAAAAAGGGGCCCGAGAAAGTCGCGAAGGTCGATGACATCAAGATCAAGCTCGGCACCGGCGACGTCGATGCCCGCGTTTACAAGCCTGAGGGAGACGGGCCGTTTCCCGTGATCCTTTACATCCACGGGGGAGGCTGGGTCATCGCGGATCTGGATACCTACGATGCCACGCCCCGGGCCTTGGCAAATGCCGTGAATGCCGTGGTGATTTCCACGGACTATCGCCACGCTCCCGAGCACAAGTTTCCTTCCGCTCATCAGGATTGCTTCGGCGCCTATGCCTGGACCCTGCAGAATGCGGGTAAATGGGGTGGGGATACCAAGCGGGTGGCACTTGTGGGTGAGAGCGCGGGCGGTAATATGGCCGCGGCGGTCTCGATCATGGCTCAGGACAAGGAAATGCAGATGCCCCTGCACCAGGTATTGGTCTATCCGGTGGCGACCACTTCGATGGATAGTCCTTCCTACAAGGAACACGCCATGGCGAAGCCGCTGAACGCGGAAATGATGAAGTGGTTTTTCGATCAGACCTTGGCGAATCCCGTCGACCGCGAGAATCACGAGATCAACTTGCTTGGAGCAAAGACGCTCGCAGGCCTGCCGACGACAACCATCATCACCGCGGACATCGATCCGCTCCGCTCAGACGGGGAAATGCTTGCCGCGAAGTTGAAGGCGGATGGCGTGAAAGTGGAACTCAAGAACTACCAAGGCGTGACCCATGAGTTTTTCGGCATGGGAGCCGTGGTCGATAAGGCGAAGGAGGCTGTGGACTTCGCTGCGGGAAGGCTGAATGAAGCCCTGAAGTCAGGCAGCGGGGAGTGA
- the pdxA gene encoding 4-hydroxythreonine-4-phosphate dehydrogenase PdxA gives MPRILITQGDPAGIGPEVVSKALASGQLPVGFEFEVLGDTAGCIPGRPDERSAQQALEALNEAVRLLKNDDDAVAVVTAPVSKATLQASGFPFPGQTEFFAYHFGVEDFAMCLSGRTLSVGLATIHIPLASVPNALSKQAIVRAGKLLEGFAKRRHRRSPRIAVVGLNPHAGEEGRLGDEEIRVIRPAIEELNREFPGVFSGPHVPDVVFREAAGGEFDAVLAMYHDQGLIPLKLLDFDTGVNVTLGLPKPRTSPDHGTAFGIAGKGIARPDSMIHAIRLACELA, from the coding sequence ATGCCGAGAATCCTGATTACCCAGGGGGATCCCGCAGGGATCGGCCCCGAGGTTGTGTCAAAGGCTCTTGCCTCCGGCCAGCTGCCCGTCGGCTTCGAGTTTGAGGTCTTGGGAGACACGGCGGGTTGCATACCGGGGCGACCGGACGAACGCTCTGCACAACAAGCGCTTGAAGCGTTGAATGAGGCGGTCCGCCTCCTAAAGAACGATGACGATGCAGTAGCGGTGGTAACCGCCCCTGTCTCGAAAGCGACCCTCCAAGCCAGTGGGTTTCCGTTCCCGGGGCAGACGGAATTTTTTGCGTATCACTTTGGCGTCGAGGATTTTGCCATGTGTTTAAGCGGTCGAACCTTGAGTGTTGGGCTCGCGACGATCCATATTCCCCTAGCAAGTGTTCCAAACGCTCTTTCGAAGCAGGCGATCGTGCGGGCTGGCAAGCTGTTGGAGGGCTTTGCCAAGCGCCGACATCGTCGTAGTCCACGGATCGCCGTAGTAGGCCTGAATCCCCATGCAGGGGAAGAAGGGCGCCTCGGGGACGAGGAAATCCGGGTGATTCGCCCGGCGATCGAGGAACTGAACCGTGAGTTCCCCGGGGTCTTCTCGGGGCCACACGTGCCCGACGTCGTCTTCCGGGAAGCGGCTGGTGGCGAGTTCGATGCCGTGCTGGCGATGTATCATGATCAGGGCCTGATCCCGCTCAAGCTGCTCGATTTCGATACCGGCGTGAATGTCACCTTGGGACTGCCGAAACCCCGCACGAGCCCGGATCACGGGACCGCGTTCGGTATCGCGGGGAAGGGCATCGCGCGCCCGGATTCGATGATCCATGCGATCCGCTTGGCCTGCGAGTTGGCGTAA